In Verrucomicrobiota bacterium, one genomic interval encodes:
- a CDS encoding DUF4332 domain-containing protein, which yields MGTTCQVKLDQITLKKLKMLLKKGRLLPSQQVLKEQLDERFSVLEKQGIRNVQQLQMALKAKKDVSAFAKETGIPDAFLTVLRREANSYTPKPRALKDFSVVDGRFISKLGKMGITDTVQYLEKTGTKKDRKLLADTIGAGIKDIEALTRLADLTRLRYVNAAFAALLVKAGYDSVQTVSKADPQKLYNDLVTINGGEKIFGGAIGLEDMKSCVLDAKEVPRPPVEY from the coding sequence ATGGGAACCACCTGCCAAGTCAAACTCGACCAAATCACATTGAAGAAGTTGAAGATGCTCCTGAAGAAGGGGCGCCTTCTGCCAAGTCAACAGGTGTTGAAAGAACAGCTCGATGAGCGATTCAGCGTTTTGGAGAAGCAAGGCATCAGGAACGTTCAGCAACTGCAAATGGCCTTGAAGGCGAAGAAGGATGTGAGCGCGTTTGCCAAGGAAACAGGCATCCCCGACGCGTTTTTGACGGTCTTGCGGCGAGAAGCGAACAGCTACACCCCAAAGCCCAGAGCCTTGAAGGATTTCTCTGTCGTCGACGGGAGGTTCATCTCGAAACTCGGCAAGATGGGCATCACAGACACGGTCCAGTACTTGGAGAAGACGGGCACGAAGAAGGATCGAAAGCTGTTGGCCGACACGATTGGCGCCGGCATCAAAGACATCGAGGCGTTGACCCGGCTCGCTGATCTGACACGATTGCGGTATGTCAATGCTGCCTTTGCAGCGTTGCTCGTCAAAGCCGGCTATGATTCCGTGCAGACCGTGTCGAAAGCGGATCCTCAGAAGCTCTACAACGATCTTGTGACGATCAACGGGGGGGAGAAGATCTTTGGCGGCGCCATCGGCCTGGAAGACATGAAGTCATGTGTGCTCGATGCCAAAGAGGTCCCACGGCCCCCCGTTGAGTATTGA
- a CDS encoding methyltransferase domain-containing protein: MRVDSESLKATYLQHTKYHCFPGGLKKLEFIVEVLCGLGRAPGEVRVLDVGCGNGSLALPVASLGYPVVGVDVDAGSIEHAREVNGFPNARFETVASDSFDLGAPFDVVICSEVLEHLHQPLPLIRTIARAMKDDGLAIITVPNGQGLREAIGRVEGFLKSTLRLNQVLKGVRRLAGMPDANEKCAMHTSNVEQGGTGHVQFYSLPGLRRRLERGGLEIVRVVKSFFIFSVFAGKRGDTWTALDRFDSRLADLLPASMASGWFVLCQKAES; the protein is encoded by the coding sequence GTGCGCGTTGATTCCGAGTCGCTCAAAGCGACGTACCTACAGCACACCAAGTACCACTGCTTCCCGGGCGGGCTGAAGAAACTCGAGTTCATCGTCGAGGTCCTGTGCGGTCTCGGTCGTGCCCCTGGCGAGGTGCGCGTGCTCGACGTCGGCTGCGGCAACGGGAGCCTGGCGCTGCCGGTGGCATCGCTCGGTTACCCGGTCGTCGGCGTGGACGTGGATGCCGGGTCGATCGAGCACGCGCGCGAGGTGAACGGCTTCCCGAACGCGCGCTTTGAGACGGTGGCCAGCGACTCGTTCGACCTCGGCGCGCCGTTCGATGTGGTGATCTGCTCCGAGGTGCTCGAGCACCTCCATCAGCCGCTGCCGCTTATCCGAACGATCGCGCGCGCGATGAAGGACGACGGTCTGGCGATCATCACCGTGCCGAACGGCCAGGGCCTGCGCGAAGCGATCGGGCGCGTCGAAGGGTTCTTGAAATCAACGTTGCGCCTGAACCAGGTGCTCAAGGGCGTGCGGAGGCTGGCCGGCATGCCGGACGCCAACGAGAAGTGCGCCATGCACACGTCGAACGTCGAGCAAGGCGGCACGGGCCACGTGCAGTTCTACAGCTTGCCGGGCCTGCGGCGACGGCTCGAACGCGGCGGCCTCGAGATTGTCCGCGTCGTCAAGTCGTTCTTCATATTCAGCGTGTTCGCCGGCAAGCGCGGCGACACGTGGACGGCTCTTGACCGGTTCGACAGCCGGCTCGCCGACCTGCTGCCCGCATCGATGGCGAGTGGCTGGTTCGTGTTGTGTCAGAAAGCAGAGAGTTAG
- a CDS encoding NAD-dependent epimerase/dehydratase family protein, whose amino-acid sequence MRWFVSGGTGFTGAALVKRLVEKGHEVRVLDNQPGLFHDQLKAMGARITIGSVTDAPLVNRLTEGCERVYHLAAAFRKVNLGKEVYWDVNVNGTRNMLEAALKHRVPRVVYCSTCGVHGNVEHPPAGEDAPIAPADYYQYTKYEGEVVAREYLDKGLWVSILRPAAIYGPGDPERFFMIYKRVAKGRFLIFGDGSTTYHPLYIDNLIDAFELASEVDAARGQAYLIADEEHVPIKQLVLGIAEALGVKCRVTHLPFWTIYVPALLCEVVFKLLPWEPPLFRRRVDWFRQNRAFDISKAKRELGYRPRVDLPTGLKRTAEWYREKGYLK is encoded by the coding sequence ATGCGGTGGTTCGTCAGCGGAGGCACGGGGTTCACAGGGGCAGCGCTGGTCAAGCGCCTCGTCGAGAAGGGACACGAGGTGCGCGTGCTCGACAACCAGCCGGGGCTGTTCCACGATCAGCTCAAGGCGATGGGGGCCCGGATCACGATCGGCAGCGTGACCGATGCGCCGCTCGTGAACAGGCTGACTGAGGGCTGCGAGCGCGTCTACCACCTCGCTGCGGCGTTCCGCAAGGTCAACCTCGGCAAGGAGGTCTACTGGGACGTCAACGTCAACGGCACGCGCAACATGCTCGAGGCCGCGTTGAAGCACCGCGTGCCGCGCGTCGTTTACTGCTCGACGTGCGGCGTACACGGCAACGTCGAACACCCGCCGGCCGGCGAGGACGCGCCGATCGCGCCGGCCGACTACTACCAGTACACCAAGTACGAGGGCGAGGTCGTCGCGCGCGAGTACCTCGACAAGGGGCTCTGGGTCTCAATCCTGCGGCCGGCGGCCATCTACGGGCCGGGCGATCCCGAGCGTTTCTTCATGATCTACAAGCGCGTGGCCAAGGGACGCTTTCTCATTTTCGGCGACGGTTCGACGACCTACCACCCGCTCTACATCGACAACCTGATCGACGCCTTCGAGCTCGCATCGGAGGTTGACGCCGCCAGAGGCCAGGCATACCTCATCGCCGACGAGGAGCACGTGCCGATCAAGCAGCTTGTGCTTGGCATCGCCGAGGCGCTTGGCGTCAAGTGCCGTGTCACCCACCTTCCGTTCTGGACCATCTACGTGCCGGCTCTCCTGTGCGAGGTTGTGTTCAAGCTACTGCCGTGGGAGCCGCCGCTGTTCCGGCGCCGGGTGGACTGGTTCCGGCAGAACCGCGCGTTCGACATCTCGAAGGCCAAGCGCGAGCTCGGCTACCGGCCGCGCGTCGACCTGCCCACGGGGCTGAAGCGCACGGCCGAGTGGTACCGCGAGAAGGGCTACCTGAAGTAA